In a genomic window of Curtobacterium sp. MCBD17_035:
- a CDS encoding site-specific tyrosine recombinase XerD, giving the protein MTTYDAAVGSYLRHVAVERGLSEHTLAAYRRDLTAFGQWLESDPDGAVVVEDVRRLTKSHVSDFVTSLATRPEGPLAPRSIARMLSSIRSFSAFTAAEGVLPADPAASVRPPKSPMRLPKAITIDQMGALLAAVDGDDPVQLRDRALLELLYATGARISEAVGLSVDDVTALPPDDDDEDGDESEIAVVRVTGKGNKQRIVPLGSYARAAIDAYLVRARPVFAARGTATPALFLGVRGARMSRQSAWLVIQAAAERAHLTAHVSPHTFRHSFATHLLEGGADVRVVQELLGHASVATTQIYTLVTADMLHDVYVTSHPRARRPTRAGVRTGGTRA; this is encoded by the coding sequence GTGACGACGTACGACGCTGCCGTGGGCAGCTACCTGCGCCACGTCGCCGTGGAGCGGGGACTGTCCGAGCACACGCTCGCGGCGTACCGACGAGACCTGACGGCCTTCGGACAGTGGCTGGAGTCGGACCCCGACGGGGCGGTCGTGGTCGAGGACGTCCGACGTCTCACCAAGTCGCACGTGTCCGACTTCGTCACCTCCCTGGCCACCCGGCCCGAGGGACCGCTCGCGCCCCGGAGCATCGCCCGGATGCTGTCGTCGATCCGGTCGTTCTCGGCGTTCACCGCTGCGGAGGGCGTCCTGCCCGCGGATCCCGCCGCGTCCGTGCGACCTCCGAAGTCCCCCATGCGACTGCCGAAGGCGATCACGATCGACCAGATGGGCGCACTCCTCGCCGCCGTCGACGGAGACGATCCCGTGCAGCTCCGCGATCGCGCGTTGCTCGAACTCCTGTACGCGACGGGGGCCCGGATCTCCGAGGCGGTCGGCCTCAGCGTCGACGACGTCACGGCCCTGCCGCCCGACGATGACGACGAGGACGGGGACGAGTCGGAGATCGCCGTGGTCCGCGTCACCGGCAAGGGCAACAAGCAGCGGATCGTGCCGCTCGGCAGCTACGCGCGAGCCGCCATCGACGCCTACCTGGTCCGGGCCCGGCCGGTGTTCGCCGCGCGCGGCACGGCGACCCCCGCGCTGTTCCTCGGTGTCCGCGGGGCGCGCATGTCCCGGCAGAGCGCATGGCTGGTGATCCAGGCCGCTGCCGAACGCGCCCACCTGACCGCGCACGTCTCGCCCCACACGTTCCGGCACTCGTTCGCGACGCACCTGCTCGAAGGCGGAGCCGACGTCCGGGTCGTGCAGGAGCTGCTCGGCCACGCGTCCGTGGCGACCACGCAGATCTACACGCTCGTGACCGCCGACATGCTCCACGACGTCTACGTCACGAGCCACCCGCGGGCGCGACGACCGACCCGTGCAGGTGTGCGCACCGGCGGTACCCGGGCCTGA
- the scpB gene encoding SMC-Scp complex subunit ScpB: protein MTDDSSGGRAGGSDEPGGADEIAEARFAEQELRDGEAVDAANGADDARSGAAGLDVPIDRQIEAILMIADEPQTPIALATAVGAPVPAVRQAIERLVHDFDGADGGVRRGFELREVGGGWRFYVRSELDPVVEQFVRAERPARLSQAALETLAVVAYKQPITRAQIASIRAVNVDGVVRTLVARGLIAESFTDSETGAINYVTTDLLLTQLGINTLEELPLISPLLEDGTEGFADGRA from the coding sequence ATGACGGATGACAGCAGCGGCGGTCGTGCCGGCGGCTCCGACGAGCCCGGCGGCGCCGACGAGATCGCCGAGGCCCGCTTCGCCGAGCAGGAGCTTCGTGACGGCGAGGCAGTGGACGCCGCGAACGGCGCCGATGATGCTCGGAGTGGCGCGGCAGGCCTCGACGTGCCGATCGACCGTCAGATCGAGGCGATCCTGATGATCGCGGACGAACCCCAGACCCCGATCGCGCTCGCGACCGCGGTCGGCGCGCCCGTGCCCGCGGTCCGGCAGGCCATCGAGCGCCTCGTCCATGACTTCGACGGGGCGGACGGCGGGGTCCGCCGGGGGTTCGAACTCCGTGAGGTCGGCGGCGGTTGGCGCTTCTACGTCCGGTCCGAACTCGACCCGGTGGTGGAGCAGTTCGTGCGCGCCGAACGTCCCGCCCGTCTCTCGCAAGCAGCGCTGGAGACCCTGGCGGTCGTCGCCTACAAGCAACCGATCACACGAGCTCAGATCGCGTCGATCCGCGCCGTGAACGTGGACGGCGTCGTTCGGACCCTCGTGGCTCGCGGACTCATCGCGGAGTCCTTCACCGACAGCGAGACCGGCGCGATCAACTACGTGACCACGGACCTGCTGCTCACCCAGCTCGGGATCAACACGCTCGAGGAGCTGCCGCTCATCTCGCCGCTCCTCGAGGACGGCACGGAAGGATTCGCCGATGGCCGCGCATGA
- a CDS encoding NUDIX hydrolase gives MTETATNDPEPTPAETPLADEHLEPPLKASEVVYEGAVWDIRKDTVDYNGEDMVREYIAHTGAVAVYAEDDEGRVLVIQQYRHPIRKRDWELPAGLLDQQGEDPLDAAKRELGEEADLEADDWSELLRFTPSPGGSDEVIIVYRARGVRAKDEAFERSFEEADIVKRWVPREDVVQGVLGGRLGNAILSLAALAVDRVESR, from the coding sequence GTGACCGAGACCGCGACGAACGACCCCGAACCCACGCCCGCTGAGACCCCGCTCGCCGACGAGCACCTGGAACCACCGCTCAAGGCGTCCGAGGTCGTGTACGAAGGCGCCGTCTGGGACATCCGGAAGGACACGGTCGACTACAACGGCGAGGACATGGTGCGCGAGTACATCGCGCACACCGGCGCCGTCGCCGTCTACGCCGAGGACGACGAAGGCCGGGTCCTCGTCATCCAGCAGTACCGGCACCCGATCCGCAAGCGGGACTGGGAGCTGCCCGCCGGGCTGCTCGACCAGCAGGGGGAGGACCCGCTCGACGCCGCGAAGCGCGAACTCGGCGAGGAAGCCGATCTCGAGGCCGACGACTGGTCCGAACTGCTCCGCTTCACCCCCTCGCCGGGCGGCAGCGACGAGGTGATCATCGTCTACCGTGCCCGCGGCGTCCGTGCCAAGGACGAGGCGTTCGAGCGCTCCTTCGAGGAGGCCGACATCGTGAAGCGGTGGGTGCCGCGCGAGGACGTCGTGCAGGGCGTGCTCGGCGGCCGGCTCGGCAACGCGATCCTGTCCCTGGCGGCGCTCGCCGTGGACCGGGTCGAGTCCCGCTGA
- a CDS encoding ParA family protein: MPTNPTTQPAIGPTGRPVRTFPVPEELDGHGPARIITLCNQKGGVGKTTTSINLGAALAEYGRRVLAVDFDPQGALSAGLGVRTHDVPTVYDLLIGTVKDPNTIIQGTGTPGLDVIPANIDLSAAEVHLVSEVAREQILAGVLRKVSRDYDVILVDCQPSLGLLTVNALTAAHGVLIPLECEFFALRGVALLIETIDKVRDRLNPALMLDGILATMYDSRTLHSREVMERVVDAFGDKVFETVIGRTVKFPDATVSARPITQTAPDHPAAAAYRALARELVFRGAVA, translated from the coding sequence GTGCCCACGAACCCGACGACCCAGCCCGCGATCGGTCCGACCGGGCGACCCGTTCGGACGTTCCCCGTGCCCGAAGAACTCGACGGCCACGGGCCCGCCCGCATCATCACCCTGTGCAACCAGAAGGGCGGCGTCGGCAAGACGACGACCTCGATCAACCTCGGCGCAGCGCTCGCCGAGTACGGACGCCGCGTGCTCGCGGTCGACTTCGATCCGCAGGGTGCGCTGTCGGCGGGACTCGGTGTCCGCACGCACGACGTCCCCACCGTCTACGACCTGCTCATCGGCACGGTGAAGGACCCCAACACGATCATCCAGGGCACGGGGACGCCCGGGCTCGACGTCATCCCCGCGAACATCGACCTGTCCGCAGCCGAGGTCCACCTGGTCAGCGAAGTCGCTCGCGAGCAGATCCTCGCCGGGGTCCTGCGGAAGGTCTCGCGCGACTACGACGTCATCCTCGTCGACTGCCAGCCCTCGCTCGGACTGCTCACCGTCAACGCCCTCACGGCCGCGCACGGCGTGCTCATCCCACTCGAGTGCGAGTTCTTCGCGCTGCGCGGGGTGGCGCTGCTCATCGAGACCATCGACAAGGTGCGCGACCGGCTCAACCCGGCGCTCATGCTCGACGGCATCCTCGCCACCATGTATGACTCCCGGACGCTGCACTCGCGCGAGGTCATGGAGCGGGTCGTCGACGCGTTCGGCGACAAGGTGTTCGAGACCGTCATCGGGCGCACCGTGAAGTTCCCCGACGCCACGGTCTCCGCGCGACCGATCACCCAGACCGCGCCCGACCACCCCGCCGCGGCTGCGTACCGGGCGCTCGCGCGGGAACTCGTCTTCCGTGGCGCCGTCGCCTGA
- a CDS encoding ScpA family protein encodes MTASATETDGRPGFRVTLANFDGPFDLLLSLITKRELDITEVALSAVTTEFIAYVRAAESAEELDEASEFLVVAATLLDLKIAGLLPQGELVDAEDVALLEARDLLFARLLQYRAFKQAAHWFGAQWDTEVRRHVRSVRLEERFRARTPELVWTLSVQDFAALAAVALAPRAIPTVGLDHLHAPLVSIREQAAIVVSMLRNGGEVTFRQLIAGVTETGIVVARFLAILELYRNASIAFEQLEPLGELTIRWTADHWSDESLANLGADYDG; translated from the coding sequence CTGACCGCGTCGGCCACCGAGACCGACGGGCGCCCGGGGTTCCGGGTGACGCTGGCGAACTTCGACGGGCCGTTCGACCTGCTCCTGTCGCTCATCACCAAGCGTGAACTCGACATCACCGAGGTCGCGCTCAGCGCCGTGACCACCGAGTTCATCGCATACGTGCGGGCGGCCGAGAGCGCTGAGGAGCTCGACGAGGCGAGCGAGTTCCTGGTCGTCGCCGCCACCCTGCTCGACCTGAAGATCGCGGGGCTGCTGCCACAGGGCGAACTCGTCGACGCCGAGGACGTCGCCCTGCTCGAAGCACGCGACCTGCTGTTCGCGCGGCTGCTGCAGTACCGGGCGTTCAAGCAGGCCGCGCACTGGTTCGGGGCGCAGTGGGACACCGAGGTGCGCCGGCACGTCCGGTCCGTGCGGCTGGAGGAGCGGTTCCGGGCTCGGACCCCGGAGCTCGTCTGGACACTGTCCGTACAGGACTTCGCGGCGCTCGCGGCCGTCGCACTCGCCCCGCGGGCGATCCCGACGGTGGGGCTCGACCACCTCCACGCGCCGCTCGTCAGCATCCGCGAGCAGGCCGCGATCGTCGTGTCGATGCTCCGCAACGGCGGCGAGGTGACGTTCCGGCAACTGATCGCCGGCGTGACCGAGACGGGTATCGTGGTGGCTCGCTTCCTGGCGATCCTCGAGTTGTACCGGAACGCCTCCATCGCGTTCGAACAGCTCGAGCCCCTCGGGGAGCTCACCATCCGCTGGACCGCGGACCACTGGTCCGACGAGAGCCTCGCCAACTTGGGAGCCGACTATGACGGATGA
- a CDS encoding pseudouridine synthase, which translates to MPQGERLQKVIAAAGIASRRVAENLIAEGRVTVNGEVVDALGRRVDPEHDEIAVDGLAVQVDASRRYVMLNKPTGVVSSMHDEHGRPDLSQYADRYDERLFNVGRLDAETSGLLILTNDGALAHVLAHPSFGVTKTYIAKVEGGVTPATIQRLIDGVELEDGPIAADKARLLENARGSSLVEITLHSGRNRIVRRMLDAVGHPVEELVRRSFGPLHLGTLGVGRQRALTAQELGALLTIARRHRNRGSDRVERDPED; encoded by the coding sequence CTGCCCCAGGGAGAGCGCCTGCAGAAGGTGATCGCGGCAGCGGGGATCGCGAGTCGGCGGGTGGCCGAGAACCTCATCGCCGAGGGACGCGTCACGGTCAACGGCGAGGTCGTCGATGCTCTCGGCCGACGCGTGGACCCCGAGCACGACGAGATCGCCGTCGACGGTCTCGCGGTGCAGGTGGACGCCTCGCGTCGATACGTGATGCTCAACAAACCGACGGGCGTCGTCTCGAGCATGCACGACGAGCACGGACGGCCCGACCTGTCGCAGTACGCCGACCGGTACGACGAGCGACTGTTCAACGTCGGGCGGCTCGATGCCGAGACCTCGGGCCTCCTGATCCTCACGAACGACGGCGCGCTCGCGCACGTCCTCGCCCACCCGTCGTTCGGCGTGACCAAGACCTACATCGCGAAGGTCGAGGGCGGCGTCACGCCCGCGACGATCCAGCGCCTCATCGACGGTGTCGAACTCGAGGACGGTCCGATCGCGGCGGACAAGGCGCGGTTGCTCGAGAACGCGCGCGGGTCCTCCCTGGTCGAGATCACGTTGCACTCCGGACGGAACCGGATCGTGCGTCGCATGCTCGACGCGGTCGGTCACCCGGTCGAGGAGCTCGTGCGTCGGTCGTTCGGGCCGCTCCACCTCGGCACGCTCGGCGTGGGCCGGCAGCGTGCGTTGACGGCGCAGGAGCTCGGAGCGCTGCTCACCATCGCGCGACGGCATCGGAACCGTGGATCGGACCGCGTGGAGCGGGACCCGGAGGACTGA